The Elusimicrobia bacterium HGW-Elusimicrobia-1 genomic sequence CAGATTCGCCGCAACCGTGGAATGCGACGCGCACGAAAACTTCAAGAAAGCCATAGTAGCTTGCAAAGAAGAAGATATAACGATAATAAAGAGCCCGGTCGGAATGCCGGGCAGGGCGCTTTCAAACTCGTTTCTTGAAAAAGCCAAAAGCGGCCAGATAAAATTCGATTGCAGTTTCCAGTGTCTGCATACCTGTGACCCGCTCAGGTCTCCTTATTGTATAGCAACGGCTCTTATAGCCGCCGCAGAAGGCCGCCTGGACGACGGGTTTGTTTTCGTGGGACAAAATGCGGGCAGGGTTAAAAGCATTATGCCCGTTCGGGAACTTATCAACGAGTTAGTCGCCGAGACCGAACAGGAACTGGGTTTGAAATAAATTTTTCAGGAACGCCGCGCACGGTCTTTGCGACGCGCGCTGTTTTTTTACGACACATTCACGGGCCTATAGCTCAGTTGGTAGAGCACCTGACTTTTAATCAGGGTGTCGAAGGTTCGAATCCTTCTAGGCTCATTTTTTTTGGATATGCCCCCATCGTCTAGGAGTTAGGACACGGCCCTTTCAAGGCCGCGGCAGGGGTGCGAATCCCCTTGGGGGCATTTTTAGGACATATCCTCCGACCTTCCGACAACCGTTAACGGGCGGTTTCACCGCCTTAGAGTGTTTTCCTTCAACATCCGAATATGCCCCCATAGCTCAACTGGATAGAGTGAACGGCTTCGAACCGTTAGGTTGCAGGTTCAAGTCCTGCTGGGGGCGCGTTCAGGCCGTTGCGGGAAGGCGCAGAGTTATCCCATGTCAGAAAATATAATAGAACTCAAAAGCATCAAAAAAACTTATTCGTCGGGATTGTTCCGTCCGGTAAAAACCGCCGCCGTATGCGGTGTCGACCTGTCGGTGAAAAGAGGCGAGATATTCGGACTCCTCGGCCCGAACGGCGCGGGAAAAACCACGATACTAAACATAATAATAGGGTTGCTGGCGGCCGACGCGGGCTCCGTAGGAATAATGGGGGAGGACTCCACGCGGGGAATGTCCGACCGTATACGCAATAAAATGAATATGTGCTCGGGCAATCCAAATTTTCCCTGGTGCATGACCGTCACGGAAATCCTGTTTTTTTATGGATTACTCTATGGTCTGGGCGCAAGACGTTCCCGCGAGGCCGCACAAAAATGGATAAAGTCGTTCGAGCTCGAAAAACATGCCTGCACAAGATTCGATGAACTATCGACAGGGACAAAACAGCGTCTTGCCATGGCCAAATCCCTTCTCAATGATCCGGACATACTGCTTCTCGACGAACCGACAATCGGGCTCGACCCCGACATAGCCCGCAAAATAAGGACACTTATAAAGAAAATACACGCCGAAACATCCATAACTATAATACTGACTACCCATTATATGAAAGAGGCCGAGGAACTCGCCGGAAGAATCGCTTTTATAAAAAACGGCTCCGTCACCGCCCTCGGAACTTCGGAAGAATTACGCGGAATAACAAAGCAGGAAGATCTCGAAGGCGCGTTTCTTGAACTCGCCGCCGACGATAAACTTTATTATGAACGCCATTAAGCGCGAAATAGAAAAGACACTGGCCTTCACTTACAGAAATTACATATTTCTGAAGCGGAATATCTTCACTTTTTTTGAAATTCTTTTCTGGCCGATGATGGGGCTTTTTTCGATAGGACTTATGGGTAGTTTTCTGGGGCTGGGGGAAAATATGCTCTCGTTCCTGCTTACGGGAACGATACTTTCCGGAGTGGTGCAGGTAACGCAACTCGACGTGTCGTACGGAGTTCTATACGAGATTTGGTCTAAAAGTGTCAAGCAAATATTCGTTGCTCCCGTAAGGCACTACAATTATATTCTGGGTTCCTGGCTGGTGGGCATAGCAAGAGGCGCTCTGGTGTTCGCGTTTATGAGTTTTCTTGCCGGTAAAATCTTCGGATTCGTCCAGCCGCCGCTAAAAATAATGCTGATTTCATTAGCCGGCATATTTCTGATGGCTCTTCTGATCGGAATGACGGTCAGTTTGTCGGTGCTGGTTTTTGGCCAGCGCATAGACATAATAGCGTGGTCACTGACGGTAATGCTAATGCTGGTATGCGGCATTTATTACCCCGTCAGTTTTCTGCCGGCGCCCGTGGCCGCCATCGCCAAACTCATTCCGCTGACGTACTTTCTTGAATATTTCCGCGTTCCCTACGGATTTCACTCGTCGCTCGGTTCGCCGCTTCTCAAAGGTTTCGGACTTCTTGCCGCCTACCTGGTAATCCTCTACGGTTTCATCGTCATGGCGTATCGAAGATCCCGCCGCTCCGGCGCGATTCTTCGTTTATCGGAATAAATCCTCGACGGTAATATCGAACGATTCCGCGAATATTTCTGTCTACAAATGAAAAACCGCCATTCCTGTTACAATGGCGGTCTATGCCCTAAAACGAGAAATGGAGCTGAGGGGAGTTGAACCCCTGACCTCCCCGTTGCGAACGGGGCGCTCTACCAACTGAGCTACAGCCCCACGACTACGGGAATGTAGCGGCTTTTTTCGCTACAGCCCCGAAAATTCGTTGTATCTTGCTCGGAGATGATACAAAAAATCAGGATTTTTTCAAAATTACCGTGAATTCGGAGAACCCAAAGCCGACGAAAACCGGTCAATTTTTTCAAGACCCTTTTCGAGGTACATAGGGTCTTTGGTTTCCACGATATCAAGCCAGACACGCAGGGCATCGGCCGTACGGCCGCGCTTTTCGTAGTTGTTGGCCACTATTACCCGGACCATGTTCGGAGCGTTCCTGTCACGAATCGCCTGTTCAAGAAGCGCGAGCATCTCATCGTCCTTCAAATTCTGCTTGTACATAATAGCCGAAACATACAAGTGAAACTGCCAATAATCGGGATTATGGCTGATACCCTCGCGAAAAATCGCCAGCGCCTCGTCGACTCGCTCATAATTCCACGCCAGCGCTCCGCCGGCGAAAAGATAGGCATACTTGAAATGCGGATCCAGCCGGACAACGCGAAGCGCCATATTGTAAACGTCGGGATGTCTCTTACGTTTATCGTCTGAGGAAGACATCTTCGTCGACGAGGGTTCGCGGCGGGCGCTGAGTGTTCTCTTGAGCGCGGCCGCCTTTTGCGAATCCAGAAAATCAAGTCCAAACAACAACTTGCTCGAGGCGTATTCCAGCAGGAATCTCTCCTGAGGTTTTAGTTTTTCGTATTCCTCGTCGGTGCCGACGTATTGCAGCAACTGTATCCATGCGATGTCCGAGGCGAATCTTCTGGCTCCCGCCGCGACTCCGGCGGCGTCGAGGGAGGAGAAACTAGACATAGGCGCGGGACGAGACAGGTACGGCGCGGCGAAAGTTCCCATTGCCGACGACAGAGCGCCGGCCGCGATGAATGCGGCGATTATCGCCGACGACGAAAGAAAAATGTGTGTTTTCATCTTGTCGAACGGGAAGAGGAAACCGCGTGTCCGCCAAACGACTCAAAATTCTTTCTTTCTGAAAACCAGCCAGGCGGCGCCCACAGCCGCGAATGAATACATCAGTGTATACGACATTACCGCAACCAAATGACCTGCGGTAACGACTCCGGTGTCCATAGGGGAGAATTTATCCAAACGTGGAACGATAAACCGCGACGCCCACGCAAGAGCTTTAACGACGGGCGACGATGCCAGAGAACTCAGAAATGCCATCTCTTCGGTGAAATGTCCCAATACCCACAGGAAAAGCGTGAAACCCATAGAGGCGGCCCGTGAAGTCGTAAGCATGGCAAGAAGCATCGCAAGAGCAAGAACCACCGCCATCTTCATTGCGCTTAAGAGCGTAAGAAGCGCGTCGGCCGGTTCGGGCAGGCCGCCCGCAAGAAGTACCACGGCGGTATTAAAAACCTCCATAAGCGCCAGCAGAGCCGCCACCGACAAAAGAAAACCCATGTATCTTCCCGCAAGATAGACCCATCGGGGAACCGGACGGGCGGCTATCATATAGACGGATTTATTCTCCATCTCATCGTAAATAAAATTCGTTCCGACGAGCACGGCGGAAAACAATGCGATATATTCCGCGGCGAAATGTCCCATGTCCCTGAGCACCCGTATTTTTTGCTCGCCGCCTATCGCCGATAAAATTCCGGACCCCGCCAAAACTACAAAACCGAAAAGCCCCAGCGCGTAAAACATCTTCTGGCGGGCATTGTCGACAACGGTATAGCGAACAAGCGCCAAAAGTTTTTTCATGATACCGCCCCCACAAAAATATTCTCCAGTTCGCCGGGGCGCGAAAATTCCGCCGCCGAAGCGATTTTTATGAGACGGCCCGACTTTATGATACCCACGCGATCGCAAAGTTTTTCGACCTCCGAAGTTATGTGCGAAGAAAGTATTATCGTCTTGCCGGATTTTTTCAGAGATTCCAGAAGTCCCCGCATTTCTCGTATACCCAGCGGATCCAGCCCCGATGTCGGCTCGTCGTAAATGAGTATGCCGGGATTATGTATCAGCGACTGCGCCATACTCAGACGCTGCTGCATTCCCTTGGATAGTTTGCCGACTTTGCGCGACGCAAAATCTCCCAGACCCACCATCGACAGAGTTTCTTTTATTCCGGTTTCGCCGACCTTCACGCCGGAAAGGGCCGAGAGAAATTGCAATGTTTCGCGTACGGTCAGATTTTTATGAAAGTACGATATTTCAGGAAGATATCCTATGTCGCGGAGTACCGAAGAGTCCGATGGCGAAACGCCCGATACCAGCACCCGCCCCTCGTCGGGACGAAGGAGCCCCATAATGAGCTTGAAGGCAGTTGTTTTTCCGGCGCCGTTTAGTCCGAGCAACCCGAACGTCTCGCCGCCTGCGACGGAAAAACTCAGATTTTCCACACCCTGCGAAATACGGGGTCTGAAAAGATACCTGACGGAAGCGTCGCGGTAACGTTTGGTGACGGAGTCGAAAACTACGGCGTCCATTTTAGAATTCCACGTAGCGGACTTGCTTTACG encodes the following:
- a CDS encoding ABC transporter permease; its protein translation is MNAIKREIEKTLAFTYRNYIFLKRNIFTFFEILFWPMMGLFSIGLMGSFLGLGENMLSFLLTGTILSGVVQVTQLDVSYGVLYEIWSKSVKQIFVAPVRHYNYILGSWLVGIARGALVFAFMSFLAGKIFGFVQPPLKIMLISLAGIFLMALLIGMTVSLSVLVFGQRIDIIAWSLTVMLMLVCGIYYPVSFLPAPVAAIAKLIPLTYFLEYFRVPYGFHSSLGSPLLKGFGLLAAYLVILYGFIVMAYRRSRRSGAILRLSE
- a CDS encoding ABC transporter ATP-binding protein, with the translated sequence MDAVVFDSVTKRYRDASVRYLFRPRISQGVENLSFSVAGGETFGLLGLNGAGKTTAFKLIMGLLRPDEGRVLVSGVSPSDSSVLRDIGYLPEISYFHKNLTVRETLQFLSALSGVKVGETGIKETLSMVGLGDFASRKVGKLSKGMQQRLSMAQSLIHNPGILIYDEPTSGLDPLGIREMRGLLESLKKSGKTIILSSHITSEVEKLCDRVGIIKSGRLIKIASAAEFSRPGELENIFVGAVS
- a CDS encoding ABC transporter ATP-binding protein, with protein sequence MSENIIELKSIKKTYSSGLFRPVKTAAVCGVDLSVKRGEIFGLLGPNGAGKTTILNIIIGLLAADAGSVGIMGEDSTRGMSDRIRNKMNMCSGNPNFPWCMTVTEILFFYGLLYGLGARRSREAAQKWIKSFELEKHACTRFDELSTGTKQRLAMAKSLLNDPDILLLDEPTIGLDPDIARKIRTLIKKIHAETSITIILTTHYMKEAEELAGRIAFIKNGSVTALGTSEELRGITKQEDLEGAFLELAADDKLYYERH